The genomic segment TTCGAACTCCTTGCTGTTAAGAGTTCTTTTGTCTTGCTTAAAAGCTACGCTAAAGGAAAATCTCGTGACTTGGTGAGGAACTTTGTTTATCTTTTCTTTCAATGAAATGAAGACCAAACATCATTTCCTTTCTAAAATTTTTCAGCACTTCGAAACATATTATGTGAAGAAAGGACACCTTATTTATTAAACTACATACAGTAGAGAAAGATTGAAAGGTGTTGAAAGATCATAAAAGATAGAGACGGGACTTGCTACTATTGATAAAATATATAGATACTTTTACCTTTATTTACATAATTTTGGTGTAAATTTTTTGACATGTAGCACATGTTGTTTCCAGTTTGGCCAGCAGCCATTTGATTCATCTGGGATGGCCTTTGCTTCACAGGCGGTGAGGGAATATGCTAGGGGTACATCACCTGATTGGTTGCACATGCAGATTGGTGGTGGTTTTGAAAGATCatcatgagtaaatatagttcaGATCAACTGGTAATAAGAGCGTTGAGAAACCAggctcattcattcattgaccATCAGAAGATGTCCATTTTTCTGGGTCAAAGAGTTACCTTACACTCGTTTCTTCATCAAAGCCACAGAAATGTGGGTAGTCTCTTCGACTCCTGAAGCTTATATCAGAATATCTCCATAACTTGGTAAACAGAGAGAAATTGTTTAGCTTCTATACTTCTTCTGGCGGGATTGATCTATAATGTCTGGTACAGTGTTCTTGTGAGGTTGCTTGCCCAGAACTTATAAAGCTCGACTAATCTGTGTCAAATTTGTTTGATTGAATATATTAAGAAACCGAAGATTAactgaataaataaaattacaagGATGTAAGTGCTTGTTTCAGAAGTTCCAATGCTTTGCTCTCATATTACCTGATTATGCGAGTTTAGACATTAAAAAGGGTTCAagggaaagaaatttttttttttaatggttcGCGGAAATTTGCCTTCCAGTTTGGTACCTTGGCAACGTAGGCCGATCTTTTCATTTGTCTTTGCGTTTTTCATTTAAAAGAAGGGGAACGAAATAGCGCAAAGGGATTGGTGGATGGAAATATGAACAAAAACCCTTGACCTCGCGTACAGGCTGCTCAGCTTGTAATTTCCATCTGTCTATGTATCAATGGCTGGCTGGCCGGCCGAAACCTCGTCCCATATTTGGCGAtgtagaaaaagaagaaaaattcaacgTCCGAGAGTAATTTCTCATTACCAGAGAGTTTGCACAGTATTAAGATGCGGATGCAATAGAACCTTGGACCGGGTTTCAGCTTTTTGATTTCGATCAACAGAATCAATCATAAAGTACAATAGAAACCAAACAAAGCAGTTTGAAGCGGCCAAGTTGGGGTATTATTCCTTGATGGAAAAGTAAACCTGCTACTAATAAAGGGTTGACAATTAAGCGGGCCATGGAAATTGCATGGATTCCGAAGTCGACTCTGGCTAAAAACAGCTCCAGCCAGATTGGGCGTAGAACCAGCTGATAGATAAACACCAAAATACAGTTCCCCCAAGTGTGCGTACCACCAAGATGAACGACAACATTTGCTTCCATGGATAAATGATGCGAACACGACCTAGCCAATGCTTATGCAACATTATGAGCACTttgtcaaaatcacaaacagAAAACAATGCCTTGCCCTCAAGTACTATGAAAAGAAAACCAACAGCAAAGCTGCAAGTGCAAAAGACACCTGTATTCTTGCAACAAAGGGGATACACAGACCACAAACTTCAGAGAATTTATAGAAAGTGACCCAGAAAATGCAGATTAACCAATGGATCAAAATATGTGGTAGCTTATCCTTTCTCTTTATTTAATTAGACCAACTAACTAAGATGAGTTTTTCAACAAACTAACGTTTGTCATACAAAGGAACAAGAAACTGAGTAAGATCAAGTCAAAAAAACATGATGCCCACATATCAACTAATAACTGTATTCATGCAAAGAAATACTAATTTGATACCAAAAGTTGGAGAAACAGGAAAAGGGCGGATCTGAAATATAACAGGGGACAAGCGGCGAAGAAGAAAACTGTTCTTTAATGCACTAACTCCATTTTATGTAGTAAAATTGACAAATGATACACCTTCCAATGGCCAAATACTGATCCATAATAAGATTCTAGGCTGTGAACTAATGCAAACTCACCAGCCAGAAAGTTGTACTGTACCTGAAAGTGTTTAAACTAACAAATAGATGTAACGACAGACTAGAAATAAAAGCAGTGtacttgaaaataaaataacactTGACAAATGACATGAGAATCATAGGATATCTTTGAACAGTACAATATTTTATGCAGTTACAAAGGTTTACAATAATTATTCCCATCCTTCATATGTTAAAGCTAATACCATCTAAATTACATGTAATTATATTCCACACCTTTATATTCACAGAGGTCTCCACCATGATCAAAGATAAAATGCCAAACAATATGAGCGTTGCATGCAACCAGAACAACAGCTAGTTCCAGAGTTATGCACAAATAAGTAGTAAAAGGAAACTTCATATCTGCAAACAGTTATCCGTAAAAAGAGATAAACTTTTAAGGGTATGTATATAGTACATGAACCTGATTCAAGTTGAATGGAACTAAAAGATACTTGGGAAACCTGCATGATTGTGTCTTTACTAAAGACTTTAATCAGAGAATTTGTCACGAAACCTGCAGCTTTCATTCGGAGCCAGGTATCCAACAAATAACAGGAATAatagtagtattttttttttgtaactacAAACTGCATTACCAAAACAATTTCTGAAATTAGTAGCACTGGGAATGGATGCAATTTTGGAACATCTTCTTATGCTGTTTGCCAGCTAACCACTCCCAAGAGTTCTAATAACTAGTTTTTGGGGATGCCACAGAAAACGGAAAAGCAAGAAGCACATCCTAGTAGGTAAAGATAACTTCTCGTCTTCAaaactttttccttctttctgtTTGCCTTGTACCAACCATTCTGCAAGTGAAACTACATCAACAGACTCCCCCCACcccccctccaaaaaaaaaaaaaagaaaaggacaaaTCAAGTAGAAGTCAAACTTTCGTCTCTTTTCTGGTGATTTCTACAACACTTCAAACAAGAACATTCATGTTAATTTCCACCAGAAGATTTTATATGATCAGCTGAAGTTAATTACACCAGAAGATTTTATATTTCCACACAATCATCCTCCACATCATCAGTTCCAACTTCCCAATCCAAATTAAAAGAATCAGCTGACTTTTTCAGCTCTGTTAGTCCTGTTCGATCTTCTAGATACATAGGTGTATTGATAGCTTGAAGGACAAAATCCAGCCCTCTCTTCTGATATTCCAATATCACCTGGAATATTTCAAGTTCCAGAGACATCAAACAACCTCCAGAAttaaacaaaaaccaaaagaaggGATATGCAAAAGATTATAATAGCTTCACACAGGTAAAACGCAAAGCTAGAGAATATGGTTTTACGCCGACAAACAAAACCATTAATAAAAAACCATTAATAAAATGATTGTCCGGGTTGTGGTGGTAAATAACGTGATGCATTTATTTACTAATAAGGGGATTTAACAGTTTTTAGAAACTTACAGTGCTGCTACAACCAGTGCAGCTAGAAGAGGCATGCCCCACAAGTGTTATCATAGACATCTGGGAGAGGGATCCTCGAATCTGATGGGGCAAGATACCAAGACAATTCTCACTGCTCGGGTTATTAGCTGAGTTTGCAAACTCAGCATCCGCAAATATCCTGTGTGAGAGTGTCCATAAACAAGAAACATGAAAACACAGCACACCCAATATAAAACTGTCATCAGGTAATGGCCATTGATAACGTCATGCAGTAAAAGGACAATTACCCCAAACGATCTTGTAAAATTCCTGCTAGAAGTTTAACAGCATAGCCAGATGTAATAGAAGCAAGTCCAGGAAGAGCAACTGTGCACTGCTGATCCAAGGTACGGTTTGCAGTCGACTGAAAGTAGAACAAGTGATCAAtgcttctaaaatcaaaatcttaTAACTTAAAAGATatttcaataattcaaaataTTACGTCAACTGGCGCAACCACGTCATTACAGAAATAGCATCCTAGTCTCTGTTTTCCCATCCTGTTTGTAAGTGAGAGGTTGTGCATTTCAGCAGACAAACTACTTAGAGCTCCAGAATCTTTGATCATGCTCAAAGGACCAGCTCCATGACGCATAACTACAAAGCTCTCAAATCCTAGAGCTGCTGTAATAGCTATCTACACAAAAAAGGATTATTTATCAGGACCATTGTACAAGTGAAAGCAACCCAAGGTATCTAGTCTTTAAGCATCAATATTTTAAAGCACACATTATATGTAAAATGATCCCAAGATATGATGCAACAACTATACAACAGGACAGAACTTAATAGGACATAAGTTAATAAACCATACCTTGTTAGCACTAGAGCAAAGAAGAGTAGGCAGCCACCGACTCTCTCGCGTATCAGTCAGCAAGAATATTACATCATGACATTCAACTAAATCGTGCAGCCGTTTACAATCCTCAAGCACACTTTGCTCTTCTTGTTCGGGCACCGGATGCCCAGGCATTGGAATAGCCATCACAATGCCTTCTGCTTCCTGAGAGGAAGAACAAACAACATCCTTTCAGCCAAAAAATCGATTTTTCTTAGGGCTAATTCATTTTGGGACTAAATTAATCACCACTGCAGGAAAGATGCGATTTAAACTTCTAACTGCAGCAATGGCCTTAAATTCACCGCAGTCATCTAATGTGTACAGGGACTGCCTCAGTGGATTTGAAATGGCAACCTTGCCGCTATCAAGCATTGTAATTTTACGGAAACCCCAAGCctgcaaaattaaaataattctCAATAAGGTATCGAGGCATTAAGATTATCAAGTTATTGTTTCTTTCAACAAAAAGAGGTTTAACTTGAAATTGGTACCAAACACTTACCATAAGCAATCTAGCAACTTCGCATCCAAGTGTACCTGCTCCCAGTATAAGACATCTAGTAGCAGACAAGATGCTGAGGTTCAAATCTGGCACTGCACGCCATTTCATAAGCTTTAAATTCAAATCTGCACTTGATATGGCTAAACTGCACATCATAAACCAAAAATGGCCTAAATAAGGAGAATGAAACCACATTAATAAGCAATTTTTAACTAATTTCCTCTGATACCTAGTTGGATCCATAGCCTTTGCAAGGCTGATGAAGTTTGGTTTAGCATTCCCTTTGTTCACTTCCCATCCAACAGCTTTAGGCGTACAGTCACGAGTTTTCCATTCTAAACAAACGTGAGCATATACTTGAGAAAAGCAGGGAAACCAAAGTTTTGCTAAAAGTTGAAAGAACATGAGTAGCAATTTGAAGAAAAGCTGTTAAAGACTCTGCATCTCTACCTGGTGAAACTGATATAGAAGCTTCTCCAATgagtgaaaaccctaaatctgcAAAACCACGAGTCTCGCGATAGCACAAGAAATGAACCTTCTCAAGACCCCATCTTATGCAAATATATGCAAGATAATTTCGAAGTGGCCAACCAGGATATGGAACATTACAAGGGTcataaaaaccaaataaaacctgGACAAAAGAGCGGCACCAAAAATCGTTCAAAAACTATTGATTTTTCCTATGTTTCATTAAATGTACTTTGTAACTATATTTTTTGCGCATTATAAGTCCATAAAACAGAAGCTatcatttgtcaaaattttattCACTCACTAATAACGACCTTATTTTTATAGCAGCTAGTGTAAGGCATGTTAACAGACCTTTTGACCATCATCCATGCAAGCTTCCCAATCAGCTAGATGTCTAAGAGTAACATGAGAGTCTGAAGCAATACAAACCAGAAAAAATGGCACACCTGCAGTGACATCAAGGTTTAAATTCTTTATGTATCAGACAATacacatcaaatatacaaattctGATAAAACTACAAGCCATAATCTAATCATGCCTGTTGTAGAGCTTGTATTACGCCACTCATTACATGCTGATGACAAGGACTCAGCCTGTTTAAGAAGTTGAACATCTTTAAGATCAAAATCTTATCTTTACAAGCTATCATCAATCCATAGAGTTGATCAGAGTAACACCTGTTCTAAACTAAGGCACTGGGATGCTGACCGCAAACTGACCACCCTTGCTGCAGGATCAAGCATTAGAGCCGGGAAAGCAAACCAATAACAAAAGCTCCATTTTTTCAGCTCTGCAAATGATATAACCATGAATCTTAAGAGCACAGAGCTGCTTTCCTCCACTTTACCATTGTGAATATCATCCCAAATCTGATATTAAACGATAAATAAACTAGATACATGAGCAATGTTCCAGCACTAGCACATCTAGCTTTCCATCCATCAAAGATTACAGCTAGTTAAGTaatcaaattcaaaaataaaattttctccACATGGCATTGACAGTTTCAATAAACTTCACTTCATAATACCTTCTTAGCTTcagtctcaagtaagctcacTCTATCAATGGCATTGAAGCCCTCCAAAGTGTTCGTATTGTAAAGAATGCCAGGTACAGGACATCTATTCCTATTCCCCTGATTCAAAGTAgcaggtaaggatgatgattgtTTTTGATCTTCACTAGGCAGAGACTCGGCCAGAAGGGTCAGACGACTTGGAACTTGCTTGTGCGAACAAGGTGCAAAAAAACCTAGCATTTTATCACAACAAAATCAAGCTACTAAAACCTGCTTAGGCATTATAAATAACTAAATAGTGCCATAAAATTCCAATTTCTACTTAATTTGATTGCTTGAAATATGTATCCCAAACtaaacccaaaacaaaaagtggaaaaaaaacATGTAGAAAAGCAGAAAGAAGCAACGGAAACCATAAATGGTGCGATATATATTCTCTATTTGCTCAATTTGATTGCTAACATGATTGAATAGCAAAGACAAGCTACAGATATCATAAAAGATCCCATAAAAATTCAATCTTCAATCTTTCTGAGTatttgaacccaaaaaaaaaaagcataaaatTAAAGTTTAGAAAAAACAGAAAGAATTAAACCAGTAATGGGCATTGGAGATTCATCAAGCCGTAATTTGTTGAGCTTCAATGAAGATAATCTATGCCAGAAACCCTCATCCACTCTACTTTGAAACGGTGCAAATTTAAGCAAAGTTCCTTCCTCAGCGTCAACGTCCATGTTTGCTGATTTCTTTCCCAAAATTCCCCTGCAAGGCCCcttaaaatttcaaatcttCGAAAAAAGAGCCCCCGAGGACAATACTTGATGGGTCCAAGCCAAATTGTAATTGAAAAAGTTTTGGTAAAAGATTTGCGAAATTAACCGAAGCCCACAAAAAGCTTTGGCGAAAAGAAGAGCAAATATGGCGACTTCTTGTCAGGAGAAAAGTTAGAAAACTTCAAAAGGTGCCAAGGTGCCAATAATCGTACGGTAGATTGTAAACGTGTACTTTAGCCTTTGCTTATTCCCAGAGATAATTGAATTCGATGAAGCAAGGTGTTTGATTTGGTGTTGGAATGGGACGAGTAGGACTGTCAAACTGGCGCTGCCGGATACTTCAAGCAGCTGTTGAGAATTGGGATTctcactctctttttttttttcctcaaactAGTGTACCACTACTTTTTTCTCCAAAACAGTTCTAGACTAGCACCTTATTTTTCTGCCCCTCGTGAAAATAGAATAAATCGCACGGTCTCCAACTTGTAGTTCCCAAAGTACAACGTAAATGGGTTTAGATTGCCCTTTTTTccataaaatttttatatttttaaccacatttttattttatgtgtATCAAATTACTACTATCatatattttctataaaaattttaaaacataataatCTAAACGGACATATTTGAAAATTACTGAAGAATCTCAAGTTGGACAAGTTCGATAGGAGAAGGACAATTAATTTTTCAACGAGAAAAAAATCCAAAGAATCATCTCATATATAATAATAAGCTATGGAAAATAGAGGAAATTAAAGTAGTTATTTGCACCGTATGAATAAGACAAGAATGTGCAATGAGACCACAAAATTAGTCATGTGACATAATTATTATCAATTGCTAGACAATtgtataattatacaaatacatTAAAAGGTTGATTATTTTCTtctagataagattaaaacTTATGTTGGAAGTGGCATTTTTATGTTGTTATTTTGACATTAACCATaagtaaaatttgatgttatcaAAGGAAAAAACACATTTGATCATTTTGACACATCCGTCTTTTATCTCACAACATAGAGTTTGAAAATACAAATTATGCTATAAATATTTGCTTCTCAATTTATAATTTCCAACCagtaaacaaaaagtaaaaagagTTAATGTAGGTgagattaaaaaataatttaaaaaataaagaagtgattCAATAACTTATTCATGAAACAAataactattattattattattttgcagaAATTGGCGCAGAAGAGTGGGAGCAGTACAGATGTACCTGTTCTAACCGCCACATCCAACGTCATCACCTAAAATTTCAACTGTCCGCTCCATGATCATCACGACAATGGCCCTTTTCTATCGCCTCTCAGCCCCCATTAACAAACTTCGTTGACGGCGCAATTTAGCATCCTGCACGTCAAATAAACGTTGTCGTCTCTCCTCTTCATGACATCCTCTTTAACCTTCACTTTCCTTTCCGCGCGTACACAAACTATCCGGagttttaatttctcaaaacccgTGCAGAAAGTGCTCAACGCGCACACCCAGGAGTTGTTAAATCCCCACAGTCGTTAAGTACATTTACCATGATACGTAAAAATTGCAAATACTGTCCCTCATCTTTGCAACTCATCCTTTTTTGCCTCATgtatctaaaaaaaaaacaaatactcTAGTGAGTAAGATCCACAAACGCCATTTtcttactattatttttttaattgcatAGAAAAGTCCTGAAATGTAATTATCAAAAGATAGTTTTGCATGAAAGAAATTCTTTAGTTAACCATAAAATTTAGATTTAATGtaaatcatcattttttttattgttagtGAATGATATTGTGAAAATATAACACCATTTTAACAATTAGTGTTAGATAACTCATTTCGTCAATCTTTTTTAATTCAATAAGTAtgttgaaaaatatatattatttctcTACTTTGTAAAAATTATTTGTCATGTTAAGATTTGATAATTTAGATAGAGAATAAATTTATAAGAAAGTGATCTAAAAAATAAACTTATAAAGGATATATTTTGTTCCCACTGAATTGATATATTTTTACCTTTTCACAACGACAGGAGCTTAGTGCATTGTCTGATACATTGAGGGAGTATAAAACTATACTTCGAAAATTGAGGGACTACATCTCAAAAATTTTCGCCAAAAAAATGCAGTAATGGATTTCACGCGGAACAAAAAGATGGTGGAATATCAAATCTGTAATGTATTTAACGAAAAAGGGCTGAATTACCAACAAAAGCCCCTCCCTTCTTCTTCCGTCCTATTATCTTCACACTTCAACCAGCAATTAATTAATATTCCCCCAATTTATTCAAATATATGAAAAGGAAATTTGAAGTGAGGTAAGATTTGGAGAATTTTTCAACGTGATAGTCTCCGGAATTGATTTGATCGGTTCTGTGCGATCGGAGGGATTACAGGGCAGTAGTATGGCGGGCTGGAGGGGATCCAGATCGAGGTTAGGCGGCGGCGGAGACACCGGAGGCACGGCTATGACGGAGCACGTCTCTTCGTCTCGAACTGTTCGACTCGGGAGAGTCCAGCCGCAGGCACCTGGTCACCGTACCGTGTTTTGTAATGACCGTGAAGCCAATGCCCTCGCCAAATTCAAGGTCCATTAACTTTTCAACTTCTCATTCCTTACTACGTTTTAGAGGTTTGCTTATTCCCCCTCCCCTCTCCTCTTGGTTGATTTACTTCGAAATGTGGGATGGGGACGTAGGCACGAATTTCTTTGAAGGgcagtaattttttttgggaggtTCATCGAAGGTTTACTTCATGTTTAAATGTTGGTAGCAGCGGCTAGTGGTTATTAGGATATAAAGATGGACGATTGTTTTGTCTTCGTTTCAAATTTATAAAGTTGAAAAGAATGATATGAGTTGTTTTTGCCTTTTCTGGTGGCAGTATATGGTGCACAATTAGATGGATTGTTGTGCATTTAAGTTTCAGTTGATAAATTATTAATGTTATTGAGCCATTCTTGTCTTATTGTTCATTTAGGAAATAGAAAGATGTTCTTGTTGGAATAACTGTGAGGAAAATCAATTGGAATGGAGTTTATTATTTTGCTCAAAGTATGTTATTTATGAATCTTTAACTTCTTGATAATAGAAAagaatttgtttctttcttAAACTAAGTCTGAATTTTTAAGACCTTAACATCTTCTGCAAATTGTGAATGCATAGAATCCttgttctcagtacattcataACCTTAACAATGTATATAGGGCCACTTGAATCCCTTATTTACGTGAAAATAGAACTCTAATATGCATTTAACACTTTGTCAATCTTTGTGACATTTAATCTTTGTCATGGTATCTTGTCTGGTATTCTATCTTAAATTCTATCTTCCCTTTCCACACTGAGTTAAAAAGAAGTATTTTAGAGCTTTAACAACAAGTTGttttgaactattttcttgttccttttctAAGAGAACTAGATATTGTAAAAAGATCTTATGTGGAAGCTGTCAAGTCTTAGTGTTATGGCCAGAGTGAAGCTTGGCCCATCTAGTTTATCGTCAATTTGGGTTCTTCATGCAATTAGAATAACTAATTTCTCCTGATGGATTGAGAGAAGCTAAGATTTGTGATTCAATTCGCACAAAAGAACACAGGCACAGGGAGAAATGGCTTATTGATGTCCAGCTCGATTAAGACATTCGACACTGGATGGAGCCATTGGGGCCTGATTTCTGCTTACGTGAGAGAGATGTTGGAATGAAATTGGTTTATGATTGGTTCTATTTCTTCAAGTTGTCTGTTAGCATCTTTGCTGATACTTTGAAAGGTCCACCGTATAGACCTTTCTGACTATGTGACAATTTGATGCTTTGTTTGTATGattaagtttagtagttgttttttttttgatgaaactgtTTCCCAACAACTGGAACTTTGTTTCAACCGTGTAGCACATTCTAAGCCTTAAGCTAgctttgttattttgtattgGAAATGTCTTCATTTGTAGTTGTGAAAATTGTCACAATCTAGTTTTGTGTGTTGGCATATAGTTTCAGGAGCAAAAAAAATCGAAAAATAATATCTAATTGCATAAAATTGCATGTGATGCCATACTGGGACCATCGCCTGCTCAGATGTCTAAAGCTAAACTTTGGACTGCAAAGTGAACTGATTGTACTCATAAGTCTTTCTTCCAAGACTCTTTGCTCCTGTGAGTGATGTGATGTTTTTAAGATTTGTTGGAAAGATATCattgatttgtatgtgaaaggTTATTGAGATTGAATTTTGGAGCTTAAAACAGATATAAACTTCTCAGTTATTTTTCTTAATGTTACTTTCGAATTTTGATGAAGTTTGGTTCTAGTTTACTGAAACTCTTTTTCTCAGGGAAATTCTGTGTCAACCACAAAATATGATGTGCTTACATTTCTCCCAAAGGGGTTATTTGAACAGGTAAATTTTGTTATACCATTAATGCTAATAGTCAGTAATTTCAAATTATCATCTCTGCAATTCTTCACAAGATGTAACCTTGCTGTCTATTTCACTTTATCTTTTCTTCTTGCTGTTGTTTGTGCTGACAGTTCAGGCGGGTGGCTAACCTTTACTTCCTTATGATCTCGATCTTGTCATGCACTCCCGTCAGGTATGTTTGTTGCAAAATTTATCTTCTAACTTGTCAAGAAGCAAGCAAAATGCGGGGTTCATTTGGCACCCCTgtttttttgcatgtttttaataGTGAAAGTTTTTCTTCAACTTTAGCTACAATAACTTGTTCAAACAGCCTAATTTTGTAAGACAAACccacccacccccccccccccccaacaaaaaaaaccacaaaaaaaaaaagaaacactcAAAAACTGCACACCCT from the Coffea arabica cultivar ET-39 chromosome 11e, Coffea Arabica ET-39 HiFi, whole genome shotgun sequence genome contains:
- the LOC113716844 gene encoding ubiquitin-like modifier-activating enzyme atg7 isoform X2; this encodes MDVDAEEGTLLKFAPFQSRVDEGFWHRLSSLKLNKLRLDESPMPITGFFAPCSHKQVPSRLTLLAESLPSEDQKQSSSLPATLNQGNRNRCPVPGILYNTNTLEGFNAIDRVSLLETEAKKIWDDIHNGKVEESSSVLLRFMVISFAELKKWSFCYWFAFPALMLDPAARVVSLRSASQCLSLEQAESLSSACNEWRNTSSTTDLGFSLIGEASISVSPEWKTRDCTPKAVGWEVNKGNAKPNFISLAKAMDPTSLAISSADLNLKLMKWRAVPDLNLSILSATRCLILGAGTLGCEVARLLMAWGFRKITMLDSGKVAISNPLRQSLYTLDDCGEFKAIAAVRSLNRIFPAVEAEGIVMAIPMPGHPVPEQEEQSVLEDCKRLHDLVECHDVIFLLTDTRESRWLPTLLCSSANKIAITAALGFESFVVMRHGAGPLSMIKDSGALSSLSAEMHNLSLTNRMGKQRLGCYFCNDVVAPVDSTANRTLDQQCTVALPGLASITSGYAVKLLAGILQDRLGIFADAEFANSANNPSSENCLGILPHQIRGSLSQMSMITLVGHASSSCTGCSSTVILEYQKRGLDFVLQAINTPMYLEDRTGLTELKKSADSFNLDWEVGTDDVEDDCVEI
- the LOC113716844 gene encoding ubiquitin-like modifier-activating enzyme atg7 isoform X1 produces the protein MDVDAEEGTLLKFAPFQSRVDEGFWHRLSSLKLNKLRLDESPMPITGFFAPCSHKQVPSRLTLLAESLPSEDQKQSSSLPATLNQGNRNRCPVPGILYNTNTLEGFNAIDRVSLLETEAKKIWDDIHNGKVEESSSVLLRFMVISFAELKKWSFCYWFAFPALMLDPAARVVSLRSASQCLSLEQAESLSSACNEWRNTSSTTGVPFFLVCIASDSHVTLRHLADWEACMDDGQKVLFGFYDPCNVPYPGWPLRNYLAYICIRWGLEKVHFLCYRETRGFADLGFSLIGEASISVSPEWKTRDCTPKAVGWEVNKGNAKPNFISLAKAMDPTSLAISSADLNLKLMKWRAVPDLNLSILSATRCLILGAGTLGCEVARLLMAWGFRKITMLDSGKVAISNPLRQSLYTLDDCGEFKAIAAVRSLNRIFPAVEAEGIVMAIPMPGHPVPEQEEQSVLEDCKRLHDLVECHDVIFLLTDTRESRWLPTLLCSSANKIAITAALGFESFVVMRHGAGPLSMIKDSGALSSLSAEMHNLSLTNRMGKQRLGCYFCNDVVAPVDSTANRTLDQQCTVALPGLASITSGYAVKLLAGILQDRLGIFADAEFANSANNPSSENCLGILPHQIRGSLSQMSMITLVGHASSSCTGCSSTVILEYQKRGLDFVLQAINTPMYLEDRTGLTELKKSADSFNLDWEVGTDDVEDDCVEI